A segment of the Butyrivibrio fibrisolvens genome:
CTCTATCTGATCTTTAATAAGAGTTTTGACTTCTTTTTTATCGTTATAATGTCTTCCGTTGGCCGATTCTATCCAGATTGGCTCGTTATCGCTTTGTGTATAAAATAAAATGTAATCTATAGCATCTGACCAGTTAACTATACTATTGATAGATGCTGAAATTGCGCTTTTGGTCTCTAACAATTTTACAGGATCCTCTTCAGACTGGAGAGAACTGTATAGCTTTGAAGGAGACTGCGTTGATCCGTTGTACATGGCCTCATAGATATAGCTGTCTGCAAAATCAAGCATCTTCTCAACATTTGAGGATGATACATAGACCTTACTTCCGATATTCTCTTCTGCTTTTATTGTCAGATTCTTAAGGAAAAAAAATTGTGCGATAAGATAGATCAAAAAGAACACAACAAAAAGACCGATCCAATATCTGATCAATAATTGTTGTAAATTCTTTTTCTTTACCATTTCTATCTCCATTCGGTACATTTATTCTCGAATACTGAAATCTGCAAAATTTCTATATGCACCTTTATTCAAATATCATGCAGCTGCCTGATCCCTCATACTTATCCCAGTGATCATACGCGTTTTCAGGCTTGTTGGGATCACCGCTTTTCATAAAATTGGTCCAATAAGTGATCATCTTGTCAGATAAGTCATGATCCCTTTGTTCCATAGGTCTCCAGCAATAGTCCATACTTCCAAACACATACCAAAGTTCTGCTGAGTGAAATGCTCCCGCATCATCACCCGGAAGCTTTCTGTCAAAATAGTAAACATACGCTCCGGCTCTTTTTGCAAACTCTGTATCTGCTATATGCATCGGATTATTCTCGGGAGTCTTAACCTTATTTTGCTCAGTTGTAAGATCATCCCCATTGCATCCGAGAATGTAAGGAATATCAAGGAATTGTCCTTTATCCATAAGTTCAAAAATATCTTCTCTAAAAAGTTCCCCATCGATCACCGGAACAAAAGGCATGCCCTTCTTTTCCTGAAAGCTCCTTCCTATGGTAACCCCTACCTTTTTCATGAGCTCACCTTCATCAATCGAAAATAGTCTCTTGAGCGCAGCCTGTTTATATGCTTCATCTGTCGCACATCTTTGGGTATCTATCTCCAGCTCTTCAAATAGTATATCTGCTATTTCAACTGCTTTATCAACTGTCCTTAGACTGCCGAGGGGATTTTTGTACCCGCCTCCGCTTTGCAGGATCATGCGGTTACAAAGGCCTTTCATCTGACTGGTGCAGGCAAGTGCCTGAAGACTCATCGCTCCTGCTGACTGGCCAAATGCTGTTATATTATCAGGGTCTCCGCCAAATGATCTGATGTTTTCTTTGACCCATCTAAATGCACTC
Coding sequences within it:
- a CDS encoding carboxylesterase family protein, whose amino-acid sequence is MIVETNYGLIEGIEAHGCHIFKGVPYAMPPIGEKRFKKPFPLEAWEGVYMADMYSAHAMQGPKRGGFYEKEFYSDPDFDTRESEDCLYLNIWVPEGMCKEGSDLPVAVYVHGGAFLGGAGSNLPFVCNKLCERGVIVVTLNYRLGALGFLCHPLIREEGRNTAGGNLGLWDQLSAFRWVKENIRSFGGDPDNITAFGQSAGAMSLQALACTSQMKGLCNRMILQSGGGYKNPLGSLRTVDKAVEIADILFEELEIDTQRCATDEAYKQAALKRLFSIDEGELMKKVGVTIGRSFQEKKGMPFVPVIDGELFREDIFELMDKGQFLDIPYILGCNGDDLTTEQNKVKTPENNPMHIADTEFAKRAGAYVYYFDRKLPGDDAGAFHSAELWYVFGSMDYCWRPMEQRDHDLSDKMITYWTNFMKSGDPNKPENAYDHWDKYEGSGSCMIFE